A DNA window from Portunus trituberculatus isolate SZX2019 chromosome 47, ASM1759143v1, whole genome shotgun sequence contains the following coding sequences:
- the LOC123498159 gene encoding uncharacterized protein LOC123498159: MDKVQAKAKVCSQVGGLRPLLVAMVVGGNLYHTRDKTHSPPLERISPPLAIWAAILNLCILSLDAVRFLGFQYCKGSILLDITNLSYAVTTCFYCIVVVARSRRLARLLNHLEDIDYYLTGLQERRPRVLRDPSTVINMMALVILNVSVINFVTDMSSVVDVVHSGLVMFNILVTSSLFRAIFRLLAWNLQHILAESRMSSHVVGGSRGLDVHRLQAVCLRVEKAKTALLDYLGVPIAALLLGYAITMLVTFFFVIKMNNDRIIVTMVNISMIIAIIMICSAPQLLKNQVDAMERELLMAGSMNPATHHQAPYESPIAAVNRLARLVSETNPSSLSITLPLTSIDWDASRI, from the exons ATGGACAAGGTGCAAGCAAAGGCTAAAGTGTGCAGTCAGGTTGGGGGATTGCGGCCTTTACtcgtggcgatggtggtgggggGAAATCTGTACCACACTCGAGACAAGACTCATTCGCCCCCCTTAGAGCGCATCTCCCCGCCGCTGGCCATATGGGCGGCGATATTAAACCTCTGTATTTTATCCTTGGATGCTGTCAGATTCTTAGGATTCCAATATTGTAAAGGCTCGATTTTGCTTGATATAACTAACCTCTCTTACGCCGTGACTACTTGCTTTTACTGCATCGTGGTAGTCGCTAGGAGCCGCCGCCTGGCCAGACTGCTCAACCATCTGGAGGACATAGACTATTACCTGACAGGTCTTCAGGAGCGGCGCCCACGAGTGTTACGTGATCCCAGTACAGTGATCAATATGATGGCTCTTGTCATTTTGAATGTCTCCGTCATTAACTTCGTGACGGACATGAGCAGCGTGGTGGATGTTGTGCATTCGGGATTAGTGATGTTCAACATCTTGGTAACATCTTCTCTCTTCAGGGCCATCTTCAGACTCCTTGCTTGGAACTTGCAGCATATCCTGGCCGAATCCCGCATGTCATCCCATGTGGTTGGTGGCTCCAGGGGCCTCGATGTGCATCGGCTACAGGCGGTGTGTCTCAGG GTGGAGAAGGCCAAGACTGCCTTGCTGGATTACCTTGGGGTGCCCATCGCCGCCCTCTTATTGGGTTACGCCATAACGATGctcgtgactttttttttcgttatcaaGATGAACAATGACCGCATCATCGTCACCATGGTCAACATCTCCATGATCATCGCCATCATTATGATCTGCAGCGCCCCGCAACTACTCAAGAACCAG GTTGACGCGATGGAGAGGGAACTGCTGATGGCGGGAAGTATGAACcctgccactcaccaccaggCAC CTTATGAGTCGCCTATAGCTGCTGTGAACCGCCTGGCTAGACTCGTCTCCGAAACAAATCCCTCCAGTCTCTCCATCACCCTTCCGCTTACTAGCATTGACTGGGATGCGTCTCGGATATGA